One genomic segment of Intestinimonas butyriciproducens includes these proteins:
- a CDS encoding Na+/H+ antiporter NhaC family protein, producing the protein MHRTKRNFVPFILTIAAIVGILMTTAFAEGEAEYVSNFFSTPLSLLPPVLAIALALITKEVYTSLFLGCLVGGFLYANFNPVMGVTSTFDTLVESVGGNVALLAFLVMLGVIVVLMNRSGGSKAYGDWAKKHIKTKRGALLATMVLALVLGVDDYFNNLTTGNVMRPVTDSHNISRAKLAYMIDSTAAPVCIMMPISSWAAAVAGVADTMEGVSGLQLFISAIPWNYYAILTLFTLVILAVFDEDFGPMKIHEDNAKKGDLYTTPERPFEGADDESKNSTKGKVADLVIPVIALIICCVSGLLYTGGFFTSDSDYFMDVMGAFADCSAPTGLMYGSFLALLFAFIFYMVRRTMNFAQFTDCIAEGFKVMVPAILILCFAWTISGVTNGLLGAKFFVADAMGAVASNFANFLPAVIFLVAVGLGFATGTSWGTFGILIPIVVSTFGVDAGTILTIGIAACLAGAVCGDHCSPISDTTILASTGAQCFHLNHVKTQLPYALTVAAVAFVNYIFAGLIQNVIVNLIIAFASMFIVLMALRATLGKDKVNARAAAK; encoded by the coding sequence ATGCATAGAACAAAGAGAAATTTTGTCCCCTTTATTCTGACCATCGCAGCAATTGTAGGAATCCTTATGACCACCGCCTTCGCAGAGGGCGAGGCCGAATACGTCAGTAATTTCTTCTCCACGCCGCTTTCTCTTCTGCCTCCGGTGCTGGCCATTGCGCTGGCCCTCATCACCAAGGAAGTCTATACGTCCCTGTTCCTGGGCTGCCTGGTGGGCGGTTTCCTGTACGCCAATTTTAATCCCGTCATGGGCGTTACAAGTACCTTTGATACGCTGGTGGAATCCGTGGGCGGCAACGTGGCCCTTCTCGCGTTCCTGGTCATGCTGGGTGTGATCGTGGTGCTGATGAACCGCTCCGGCGGCTCCAAGGCTTATGGCGACTGGGCCAAGAAGCACATCAAGACCAAGCGGGGCGCCCTGCTGGCCACCATGGTGCTGGCCCTGGTACTGGGTGTGGACGACTACTTCAACAACCTCACCACCGGCAACGTCATGCGCCCGGTGACCGACAGCCACAACATCTCCCGCGCCAAGCTGGCCTATATGATCGACTCCACCGCCGCTCCCGTATGCATCATGATGCCCATTTCCTCTTGGGCCGCAGCTGTTGCCGGCGTGGCCGACACCATGGAGGGCGTCAGCGGCCTGCAGCTCTTCATCAGCGCCATCCCTTGGAACTACTATGCCATCCTGACCCTGTTCACGCTGGTGATCCTGGCCGTCTTTGATGAGGACTTCGGTCCCATGAAGATTCACGAGGACAACGCCAAGAAGGGCGATCTGTACACCACCCCCGAACGTCCCTTCGAAGGGGCCGACGACGAGAGCAAGAACTCCACCAAGGGCAAGGTGGCGGACCTGGTGATCCCCGTGATCGCCCTGATCATCTGCTGTGTGTCCGGCCTGCTGTATACCGGCGGCTTTTTCACTAGCGATTCTGACTACTTTATGGATGTAATGGGCGCATTTGCCGACTGCTCCGCGCCCACCGGCCTGATGTACGGGTCCTTCCTGGCGTTGCTGTTCGCCTTTATCTTCTATATGGTCCGCCGTACCATGAACTTCGCCCAGTTTACCGACTGTATCGCCGAGGGCTTCAAGGTCATGGTGCCCGCCATCCTGATCCTGTGCTTTGCCTGGACCATCAGCGGCGTGACCAACGGTCTGCTGGGTGCCAAGTTCTTTGTGGCCGACGCCATGGGGGCTGTCGCCTCCAACTTCGCAAACTTCCTGCCCGCAGTGATTTTCCTGGTGGCTGTGGGCCTTGGCTTCGCCACCGGCACCTCCTGGGGCACCTTCGGCATTCTGATCCCCATCGTGGTGAGCACCTTCGGCGTGGACGCCGGCACGATCCTCACCATCGGTATTGCGGCGTGCTTGGCCGGCGCCGTGTGCGGCGACCACTGTTCCCCCATCTCCGATACCACGATCCTGGCCTCTACCGGCGCTCAGTGCTTCCACCTGAACCACGTGAAGACGCAGCTTCCTTATGCGCTTACTGTGGCTGCGGTGGCCTTTGTGAACTATATCTTTGCCGGTTTGATTCAGAATGTCATTGTCAACCTGATCATTGCGTTTGCCTCCATGTTTATCGTACTTATGGCACTGCGTGCCACCCTGGGCAAAGACAAGGTCAATGCCAGAGCGGCTGCAAAATAA
- the spoIIAB gene encoding anti-sigma F factor: protein MKPVNTATIEFLSRSANEGFARTAAACFAAQLDPTLDEINDIKTAVSEAVTNAIVHAYPDRLGRVKLKLRLFEDSLLEITVQDWGVGIADVAQARTPLFTTGNEERSGMGFTIMESFMDTLRVRSTPGKGTTVTMRRRIARRLTAGGK, encoded by the coding sequence ATGAAACCGGTCAACACAGCCACGATTGAATTCCTGAGCCGCTCGGCCAACGAGGGGTTCGCCCGCACTGCGGCGGCCTGCTTCGCCGCCCAACTGGATCCCACTCTGGATGAGATAAACGACATCAAAACCGCTGTCAGCGAGGCGGTGACCAACGCCATCGTCCACGCCTATCCGGACCGCCTGGGACGGGTAAAATTGAAGCTGAGGCTCTTCGAGGACAGCCTGCTGGAGATCACCGTGCAGGACTGGGGTGTGGGGATCGCCGATGTGGCGCAGGCCAGGACCCCTCTTTTTACCACAGGGAACGAGGAGCGTTCCGGCATGGGGTTCACCATCATGGAGAGTTTTATGGACACGCTGCGGGTCCGCTCCACCCCGGGAAAGGGCACCACAGTCACCATGCGCCGCCGCATCGCCCGCCGCCTGACGGCGGGCGGAAAGTGA
- a CDS encoding glycosyltransferase family 2 protein, producing MCDTLYIVVPCYNEEEVLPETARRLGDKLRGLMAAGKISPKSRVLFVNDGSRDGTWGVISRLHAADPLFSGVDLSRNRGHQNALLAGLMTARDRCDMAVSMDADLQDDVDAVDAMVEKYSEGCDIVYGVRSSRKKDTFFKRVTAEGFYRVMNFLGAETVFNHADYRLMSRRALDGLAEFREVNLFLRGIVPMIGYTVGTVEYERGERFAGESKYPLKKMLSFAMEGITSLSTKPIRYITLLGFLIFLVSLLMLVYSIVRWAHGDTIVGWASLICSVWAIGGLILLSLGVIGEYIGKIYLETKARPRFLIREILEDGNGKAD from the coding sequence ATGTGTGACACGCTTTATATCGTCGTTCCGTGCTACAACGAGGAGGAAGTTCTGCCGGAGACCGCACGGCGGCTGGGGGACAAGCTCCGGGGCCTGATGGCGGCGGGTAAGATATCGCCGAAGAGCCGGGTCCTCTTTGTCAATGACGGCTCCAGGGATGGGACCTGGGGGGTCATTTCAAGGCTTCATGCCGCGGACCCCCTCTTTTCAGGGGTGGACCTGAGCCGGAACCGGGGTCATCAGAATGCCCTGCTGGCCGGGCTCATGACTGCCCGGGACCGCTGTGACATGGCAGTGTCCATGGACGCCGACCTCCAAGATGATGTGGATGCGGTGGATGCCATGGTGGAGAAGTACAGCGAGGGTTGCGACATTGTCTATGGCGTCCGTTCCTCCCGGAAAAAGGATACCTTTTTCAAACGGGTTACCGCCGAGGGGTTTTACCGGGTGATGAATTTCCTGGGGGCGGAGACCGTGTTCAACCACGCCGATTACCGGCTGATGTCCCGCCGGGCCCTGGATGGATTGGCCGAATTCCGGGAGGTGAACCTCTTCCTCCGGGGCATCGTCCCCATGATCGGCTATACCGTCGGCACGGTGGAGTATGAGCGGGGAGAACGCTTTGCCGGGGAGAGCAAGTATCCCCTCAAGAAAATGCTCTCCTTTGCCATGGAGGGCATCACCAGTCTGTCTACCAAGCCCATCCGGTATATCACACTGCTGGGCTTCCTCATCTTTCTGGTGAGCCTTCTGATGCTGGTCTACTCCATCGTCCGCTGGGCCCATGGGGATACAATCGTGGGCTGGGCCAGCCTCATCTGTTCCGTGTGGGCCATCGGGGGACTGATCCTGCTGTCCCTGGGGGTCATTGGAGAGTATATCGGAAAAATCTACCTGGAGACCAAGGCACGGCCTCGGTTCCTGATTCGGGAGATTCTGGAGGACGGCAATGGCAAGGCTGATTGA
- a CDS encoding GtrA family protein, with product MARLIDSSILKFLLVGVGNTLLSMALMFLLEDLGYWPSTAIAYVAGAVMSFFLNRSFTFRSDETLGRSAVKFALNVAVCYVLAYGVAQPVGGLILGRTSLPTVWRDRLTKLGGMALYTGFNYFGQRFFAFRRR from the coding sequence ATGGCAAGGCTGATTGATTCCTCCATCCTCAAATTCCTGCTGGTGGGGGTGGGCAACACCCTCCTCTCCATGGCGCTGATGTTCCTCCTGGAGGATCTGGGCTACTGGCCCTCCACCGCCATCGCCTATGTGGCTGGGGCGGTGATGAGCTTTTTCCTCAACCGGTCCTTCACCTTCCGCAGCGACGAGACGCTGGGCCGTTCGGCGGTAAAGTTCGCCCTGAATGTGGCGGTGTGCTATGTGCTCGCATACGGCGTGGCACAGCCCGTGGGCGGACTGATCTTGGGCCGCACATCCCTTCCCACGGTCTGGCGGGATAGGCTGACCAAGTTGGGCGGTATGGCGCTTTATACGGGCTTCAACTATTTTGGACAGCGATTTTTTGCATTCAGGAGAAGATAG
- a CDS encoding valine--tRNA ligase: MNRELPKVYEPQEVEGRIYKMWEEHGCFEGHRDPDKKPFTIVMPPPNVTGQLHMGHAMDSTLQDILIRFKRMQGYAALWVPGTDHAGIATQIKVEEELRKNEGLTRYDLGRDKFLERVWDWKAKYGGRIVEQQKKLGASCDWSRARFTMDDGLSAAVRHVFVTLYNKGLIYKGSRIINWCPHCTTALSDAEVEYKEKPGHLWHIKYPIQGEEGRYVVVATTRPETMLGDTGVAVNPNDDRYRDLVGKTCILPLVDKEIPIVADEYVDMEFGTGCVKMTPAHDPNDFEVGLRHNLESIRVLDDDGKINENGGKYQGLDRYEARKVIVEDLERLGLLDKITDHTHNVGTCYRCGTDVEPLISAQWFVKMEPLAREALRVVNEGEVKFVPDRFSKTYTNWMENVHDWCISRQLWWGHRIPAWYCDDCGRMTVSETDPTECEHCHSTHIHQEEDVLDTWFSSALWPFSTLGWPAETEDFKYFYPTDVLVTGYDIIFFWVARMIFSGCEHTGKPPFHTVFIHGLVRDDKGRKMSKSLGNGIDPLVIAEQYGADALRFNLVTGNSPGNDMRFYTERCEAMRNFANKIWNASRFLMMNLTIDRCELPEHLELEDKWILSKLNSVIPEVTENMDKYELGVAAQKVYDFIWDDYCDWYIELTKSRLQGEDAEAKINAQKVLCYVLTHILKLLHPFMPFLTEEIWQALPHEGDFLMLQRWPEHHVELDFPEEEKAMEMIMDAIGAVRTRRAEMNVPPSKRAHLTVSTLEQEVFTAGIPFLKRLGYGSDVTITGVAESGSDADQAAKGMVTVITHAARISMPMAELVDMEKERARMEKELGKSRAELEKLNTKLHNPGFVNKAPANVVEAERERAEKLAALIAKLEEQLQAM; this comes from the coding sequence ATGAACAGAGAACTACCGAAGGTCTATGAACCCCAGGAGGTGGAGGGCCGCATCTATAAGATGTGGGAGGAACACGGATGCTTTGAGGGACACCGGGACCCGGATAAAAAGCCCTTTACCATCGTGATGCCGCCGCCCAATGTCACCGGGCAGCTCCATATGGGGCACGCTATGGACTCCACCCTGCAGGATATCCTCATCCGCTTCAAGCGGATGCAGGGATACGCCGCCCTGTGGGTTCCCGGCACCGACCATGCCGGCATCGCCACTCAGATCAAGGTGGAGGAGGAGCTCCGCAAGAACGAGGGCCTCACCCGCTACGACTTGGGTCGGGACAAGTTCCTCGAGCGGGTGTGGGACTGGAAGGCCAAATACGGCGGGCGCATCGTTGAGCAGCAAAAGAAACTGGGAGCCTCCTGCGACTGGTCCCGGGCCCGCTTTACTATGGATGACGGCCTCTCCGCCGCCGTCCGGCACGTCTTTGTCACCCTCTATAACAAGGGCCTCATTTATAAGGGCAGCCGCATCATCAACTGGTGTCCCCACTGTACCACCGCCCTGTCCGACGCAGAGGTGGAATACAAGGAGAAGCCCGGCCACCTCTGGCATATCAAGTACCCCATCCAGGGGGAGGAAGGCCGGTATGTCGTGGTGGCCACCACCCGTCCGGAGACTATGCTGGGCGACACCGGCGTGGCCGTGAATCCCAACGATGACCGCTATCGGGACCTGGTGGGCAAGACGTGCATCCTGCCCCTGGTGGACAAGGAAATTCCCATTGTGGCCGACGAGTATGTGGACATGGAATTCGGCACCGGCTGCGTGAAGATGACGCCCGCCCACGACCCCAACGACTTCGAGGTGGGGCTCCGGCACAATCTGGAATCCATCCGGGTGCTGGATGACGACGGCAAGATTAATGAGAACGGCGGCAAGTATCAGGGGCTGGACCGCTATGAGGCCCGGAAGGTCATCGTGGAGGACCTGGAGAGGCTGGGCCTGCTGGATAAGATCACCGACCATACCCATAACGTGGGCACCTGCTACCGCTGCGGCACCGATGTGGAGCCCCTCATCTCCGCCCAGTGGTTCGTCAAGATGGAGCCGCTGGCCCGAGAGGCGCTGCGTGTGGTAAATGAGGGAGAGGTCAAGTTTGTTCCGGACCGCTTCTCCAAGACCTATACCAACTGGATGGAGAACGTCCACGACTGGTGCATCTCCCGCCAACTCTGGTGGGGCCACCGTATTCCCGCCTGGTATTGCGACGACTGCGGCCGGATGACAGTCTCTGAGACCGATCCCACCGAGTGTGAGCACTGTCACTCCACGCACATCCACCAGGAGGAGGACGTACTGGATACGTGGTTCTCCTCTGCGCTGTGGCCCTTCTCCACCCTGGGCTGGCCCGCGGAGACCGAGGACTTCAAGTATTTTTACCCCACTGATGTGCTGGTCACCGGCTATGACATCATCTTCTTCTGGGTGGCGCGGATGATCTTTTCCGGCTGTGAACACACCGGCAAGCCCCCCTTCCACACCGTGTTCATCCACGGCCTGGTCCGGGACGACAAGGGGCGGAAGATGTCCAAGTCCCTGGGCAACGGTATTGATCCGCTGGTGATCGCCGAGCAGTACGGCGCGGACGCGCTGCGCTTCAACCTGGTCACCGGAAACTCCCCCGGGAATGATATGCGCTTCTATACCGAGCGGTGCGAGGCCATGCGCAACTTCGCCAATAAGATCTGGAACGCCTCCCGCTTCCTGATGATGAATCTCACCATCGACCGGTGTGAGCTGCCCGAGCACCTGGAGCTGGAGGACAAGTGGATCCTCTCCAAGCTCAACTCGGTCATCCCCGAGGTCACGGAGAATATGGACAAGTACGAGCTGGGCGTGGCAGCCCAGAAGGTGTACGATTTCATCTGGGACGACTATTGCGACTGGTATATCGAGCTCACCAAATCCCGCCTTCAGGGGGAGGACGCCGAGGCAAAAATCAACGCTCAGAAGGTCCTGTGCTATGTCCTCACCCATATCCTCAAGCTCCTTCACCCCTTTATGCCCTTCCTCACCGAGGAGATCTGGCAGGCCCTGCCCCACGAGGGGGATTTCCTCATGCTTCAAAGGTGGCCCGAGCACCACGTGGAGCTGGACTTCCCTGAGGAGGAGAAGGCTATGGAGATGATCATGGACGCCATCGGCGCGGTCCGTACCAGAAGAGCCGAGATGAATGTTCCACCCTCCAAGCGTGCCCACCTTACCGTTTCCACTTTGGAGCAGGAAGTGTTCACTGCCGGCATTCCCTTCCTCAAGCGCTTGGGCTATGGCAGCGATGTGACCATCACCGGTGTGGCGGAGTCCGGCAGTGACGCCGACCAGGCCGCCAAGGGCATGGTCACCGTCATCACCCACGCAGCGCGCATCTCCATGCCTATGGCTGAGCTGGTGGACATGGAGAAGGAGAGGGCGCGGATGGAAAAGGAGCTGGGCAAGAGCCGGGCGGAGCTGGAAAAGCTCAATACCAAGCTCCATAACCCCGGCTTTGTCAACAAGGCCCCCGCCAACGTGGTGGAGGCCGAGCGGGAGCGGGCCGAAAAGCTTGCCGCCCTCATTGCCAAACTGGAGGAACAGCTCCAGGCCATGTGA
- a CDS encoding helix-turn-helix domain-containing protein, with translation MVIVLVDYVGIIKARRKKFGYSQYKMAALVGITQPFYNEIERGTKKPSLEVFFKICEVLHISVMSEASDDHV, from the coding sequence ATGGTGATTGTTTTGGTGGATTATGTTGGGATCATAAAGGCAAGGCGGAAAAAATTCGGCTACAGTCAATATAAAATGGCGGCTCTGGTCGGGATCACACAACCATTTTACAATGAGATCGAGCGCGGAACAAAAAAGCCGTCACTAGAGGTTTTTTTCAAAATTTGTGAAGTGCTGCATATTTCAGTTATGAGCGAGGCATCAGATGACCATGTGTGA
- a CDS encoding SPL family radical SAM protein produces MEYVPCKHLIIRNRDTSWFGTDHTMNIYRGCPHGCIYCDSRSECYQNEDFDRVRVKENALEILRDDLRRKIRPGVVGTGSMSDPYHPLEERLQLTRNALALLDAYGFGVAITTKSDLIVRDIDVLTLLHAHAPVLCKLTVTTCDDALAARLEPGAPSPTRRLEAVRRLSQAGLPVCVLLMPVLPFLEDTEENVLEVVERAAEAGARYIYPVFGMTQRDRQRAWYYQELETRFPGQGLAEKNRRAFGNRYWCVSPRAKRLWGVFSARCRALGLLYEMKQIVSSYQQGYGDRQLSFF; encoded by the coding sequence ATGGAATATGTACCCTGCAAACACCTGATTATCCGCAATCGGGATACCTCTTGGTTCGGTACCGACCATACCATGAACATCTACCGGGGCTGTCCCCACGGCTGCATCTACTGTGACAGCCGCAGTGAGTGCTATCAAAATGAGGACTTCGACCGGGTGCGTGTGAAGGAAAACGCCCTGGAGATCCTCCGCGACGACCTGCGCCGGAAGATCCGGCCCGGCGTGGTGGGGACAGGCTCTATGTCGGACCCCTACCATCCGCTGGAGGAAAGGCTGCAGCTCACCCGGAACGCGCTGGCGCTGCTGGACGCCTACGGTTTTGGAGTGGCCATCACCACCAAGTCGGACCTGATCGTGCGGGATATCGATGTGCTCACCCTGCTGCATGCGCACGCGCCCGTGCTCTGCAAGCTCACCGTCACGACCTGTGACGACGCCCTGGCCGCACGGCTGGAGCCCGGTGCGCCCAGCCCCACCCGGCGGCTGGAGGCGGTGCGGAGGCTGTCGCAGGCGGGCCTGCCCGTCTGTGTCCTTCTCATGCCTGTGCTGCCCTTCCTGGAGGATACGGAGGAAAATGTGCTGGAGGTGGTGGAACGGGCGGCGGAGGCCGGGGCGCGGTATATCTACCCCGTGTTCGGCATGACCCAGCGGGACAGGCAGAGGGCCTGGTACTATCAGGAGCTGGAGACGCGCTTTCCCGGCCAGGGCCTGGCGGAGAAAAATCGCCGTGCCTTTGGGAACCGGTATTGGTGTGTAAGCCCCCGGGCAAAACGTCTGTGGGGAGTGTTTTCCGCGCGGTGCCGGGCGCTGGGCCTCCTCTATGAGATGAAGCAGATCGTCTCCAGCTATCAGCAGGGCTATGGGGACAGGCAGCTCAGCTTTTTCTGA
- a CDS encoding sigma-70 family RNA polymerase sigma factor, with the protein MLLASARAGDNDACERMLEENAGLIWSIVRRYYGRGVDPEDLYQLGCLGFLKAVRGFDPAFGCQFSTYAVPKIAGEIRRFLRDDGAVKVSRGIKERGMTIRLARDKLGHMLGRDPTLSELSEETGLEPEDIAAAEEANLPVASLQMETGEDGFTLESILGTEGMEEGVVERLALRGAIDALPERERQVIFLRYYKGLTQNRAARVLGVSQVQVSRIERKAMEHLREKLEA; encoded by the coding sequence ATGCTGCTGGCTTCCGCCCGGGCCGGAGACAACGACGCCTGTGAACGGATGCTGGAGGAGAACGCCGGTCTCATCTGGAGCATCGTGCGGCGATACTATGGCCGCGGGGTGGACCCGGAGGACCTGTACCAGTTGGGGTGTCTGGGTTTTCTGAAGGCGGTGCGGGGCTTTGACCCGGCCTTCGGCTGCCAGTTCTCCACCTATGCCGTCCCCAAAATCGCCGGGGAGATCCGGCGATTTCTGCGGGATGACGGGGCGGTAAAGGTGAGCCGTGGGATCAAGGAGCGGGGGATGACCATCCGCCTGGCACGGGACAAGCTGGGCCATATGCTGGGACGGGACCCCACCCTCTCCGAGCTCTCGGAAGAGACGGGGCTGGAACCGGAGGATATCGCTGCCGCGGAGGAGGCAAACCTGCCCGTGGCCTCCCTCCAGATGGAGACGGGAGAGGACGGGTTTACCCTGGAGTCCATCCTGGGCACGGAGGGCATGGAGGAGGGAGTGGTGGAACGTCTCGCCCTGCGCGGCGCCATCGACGCTCTGCCGGAGCGGGAACGGCAGGTCATTTTTCTGCGGTATTATAAAGGCCTCACCCAGAATCGGGCCGCCAGAGTGCTGGGCGTGAGCCAGGTCCAAGTCTCCCGCATCGAGCGCAAAGCGATGGAGCATTTGCGGGAAAAGCTGGAGGCGTGA
- a CDS encoding anti-sigma factor antagonist (This anti-anti-sigma factor, or anti-sigma factor antagonist, belongs to a family that includes characterized members SpoIIAA, RsbV, RsfA, and RsfB.), translated as MGLTCTGGDREICMALSGEVDHHHARGLMTEIEREIDRELPKHVTLDLGGVTFMDSSGIAVVLRCYRRTAELGGAVTVKDVPPQAEKVLRAAGLERLMRFA; from the coding sequence ATGGGTTTGACTTGTACCGGGGGAGACAGGGAAATCTGCATGGCCCTGTCCGGCGAGGTGGACCACCACCACGCCCGGGGCCTGATGACGGAAATAGAGCGGGAGATCGACCGGGAGCTGCCCAAACATGTGACGCTGGACCTAGGAGGCGTCACATTTATGGACAGCTCCGGCATTGCGGTGGTGCTGCGATGCTACAGGCGGACCGCTGAGCTTGGGGGGGCGGTGACGGTAAAAGATGTGCCGCCCCAGGCAGAAAAGGTTCTGCGGGCCGCCGGATTGGAGCGGCTCATGCGGTTTGCGTGA
- a CDS encoding ABC-F family ATP-binding cassette domain-containing protein, producing the protein MLLSAEQISKTYGTRKVLDRVSLYLEAGQKLGVIGVNGTGKSTLLRILAGAEEPDEGRVSRDPNVRLNYLPQLPAFDEKNTVLEQVFAGVSPEARALAEYEAKTILTRLGVPLFEQRVGVLSGGQRKRVALCSALACPCDVLILDEPTNHLDSGMVAWLEDELRQFKGALVMVTHDRYFLERVVGRMVEVEGGALAFYEGNYDKYLEQKALREEMAQASERKRQAILRREYQWVMQGPTARGTKSRERLERYEALKSQSGPEERTALELSAVSSRLGKKTVELHGVSKSFAGRTVLRDFDLMLLREDRIGVVGRNGSGKSTLLNLIAGRLMPDSGEVATGKTVRMGYFSQENPPMDPEMRVIDFVKEIGNSIETAEGRVTASQLLEQFLFPADEQWAPIGKLSGGERRRLFLLSILAAAPNVLLLDEPTNDLDIQTLTILEDYLETFPGAVIAVSHDRYFLDKTVRRIFEVGESGAVTEYVGNYTDYLDARKAEEKREKTVSAPAEKRRERPSGSKKLKFSYKEQREYENIDGEIAALEEQLAQIRTEQEAKASDYVALQALQSRESELEAALEEKMERWVYLNDLAEQIAGQAGRT; encoded by the coding sequence ATGCTGCTATCTGCGGAACAGATTTCTAAAACCTACGGGACACGGAAGGTGCTGGACCGGGTGTCCCTCTACCTGGAGGCGGGACAGAAGCTGGGAGTCATCGGCGTCAACGGCACGGGAAAATCCACCCTCCTGCGGATCCTGGCAGGTGCGGAGGAGCCGGACGAGGGACGGGTGAGCCGGGACCCCAATGTGCGCCTCAACTATCTTCCCCAGCTTCCGGCGTTTGATGAGAAAAATACGGTGCTGGAGCAGGTCTTTGCCGGGGTCTCGCCCGAGGCGCGGGCTCTGGCGGAATATGAGGCCAAGACCATCCTCACCCGGCTGGGAGTGCCCCTGTTTGAGCAGCGTGTGGGAGTGCTTTCCGGCGGCCAGCGCAAGCGGGTGGCGCTGTGCTCCGCGCTGGCATGTCCCTGCGATGTGCTGATCCTGGACGAGCCCACCAACCATTTGGACAGCGGTATGGTCGCTTGGCTGGAGGACGAGCTCCGGCAGTTCAAAGGCGCGCTGGTAATGGTCACGCATGACCGCTACTTTTTGGAGCGGGTGGTCGGACGCATGGTGGAGGTGGAGGGAGGAGCCCTTGCCTTTTATGAGGGCAACTACGACAAGTACCTGGAACAGAAGGCGCTGCGGGAGGAGATGGCCCAGGCCAGCGAACGCAAGCGGCAGGCCATCCTGCGCAGAGAGTACCAATGGGTCATGCAGGGCCCCACCGCCCGGGGGACCAAGAGCCGGGAGCGTCTGGAACGGTACGAAGCCCTCAAAAGTCAGTCCGGCCCGGAGGAGCGGACGGCGTTGGAGCTCTCCGCCGTCTCTTCCCGCCTGGGGAAAAAGACGGTAGAGCTCCACGGTGTGAGCAAGTCCTTTGCGGGGAGAACTGTGCTCCGGGACTTTGACCTGATGCTGCTGCGGGAGGACCGGATCGGAGTGGTGGGCCGGAACGGCAGCGGCAAGTCCACGCTGCTCAACCTGATCGCGGGACGGCTCATGCCCGATTCCGGCGAGGTGGCGACCGGTAAGACGGTGCGCATGGGCTACTTTTCCCAGGAAAACCCGCCCATGGACCCGGAGATGCGGGTCATCGATTTCGTCAAGGAGATCGGTAACAGCATCGAGACAGCGGAGGGGAGGGTGACGGCGTCCCAGCTTCTGGAGCAGTTTCTTTTCCCGGCGGACGAACAGTGGGCTCCGATCGGGAAACTCTCAGGCGGGGAGCGGCGGCGGCTTTTTCTCCTCTCCATTCTGGCTGCGGCGCCCAATGTGCTGCTGCTGGATGAGCCCACCAATGACTTGGATATCCAGACCCTCACCATCCTGGAGGATTATCTGGAGACGTTCCCTGGCGCGGTGATCGCCGTCTCCCACGACCGCTATTTTCTGGATAAGACCGTCCGGCGTATCTTTGAGGTGGGGGAGAGCGGCGCGGTTACCGAATACGTGGGGAATTACACCGACTACCTTGACGCGCGGAAGGCGGAGGAGAAAAGGGAAAAGACGGTCTCCGCCCCGGCTGAAAAGCGGCGGGAGAGACCGTCCGGCTCTAAGAAGCTGAAATTCAGCTATAAAGAGCAGCGGGAGTATGAAAACATTGATGGTGAAATCGCCGCCCTGGAGGAGCAACTCGCCCAGATCCGGACGGAGCAGGAGGCGAAGGCCAGCGACTATGTGGCCCTCCAGGCCCTCCAGAGCAGAGAGTCCGAGCTGGAGGCTGCACTGGAGGAAAAAATGGAGCGGTGGGTCTATCTCAACGATCTGGCGGAGCAGATCGCCGGACAGGCGGGAAGAACCTGA